One stretch of Arachis duranensis cultivar V14167 chromosome 1, aradu.V14167.gnm2.J7QH, whole genome shotgun sequence DNA includes these proteins:
- the LOC107482414 gene encoding uncharacterized protein LOC107482414, whose protein sequence is MKDILSHKKDWWEVETMLLTEECNVVIQRTLPEKLQDLGNFVIPCTLRDGYTRKALCDLGASINLMPLSLLRKLGIQKVKPTRICLHLTDGSIKFSSGVIEDMIVRVGPFCVSYRFRGVEYGRTEECVHHFRETLSGYRKEPH, encoded by the coding sequence atgaaggatatattaagccataagaaggattggtgGGAGGTAGAGACAATGCTCCTCACTGAAGAGTGTAATGTAGTCATCCAGAGGACCCTACCGGAGAAACTTCAAGACCTTGGGAACTTTGTGATACCGTGCACTCTCAGAGACGGTTACACAAGgaaagccctatgtgatcttggagcaagcatcaatctgatGCCTTTATCACTATTAAGGAAACTTGGGATCCAAAAAGTTAAGCCTACCCGCATCTGCCTTCATCTTACTGATGGCTCCATCAAGTTTTCATCAGGagtaattgaagacatgattgtaaGAGTTGGACCCTTTTGCGTTTCCTACAGATTTCGTGGTGTTGAATATGGAAGAACAGAAGAATGTGTCCATCATTTTAGGGAGACCCTTTCTGGCTACAGGAAGGAACCTCATTGA